The genomic window AGTAAGGCAGGGCTAACAAATTCGGAATATTCGCATCATCCATTAAGCTATAACTTCCAAACCCATTTACTTCGTAAGCATAGATGTCTCCATATTTCTTATGATTAACTATAGTATGCTTTTTAAGGGCTTCTTCCACTTCTAATGCCAATGCAATAAGCTCTTCTGCAAGTTTATTGTTTTTGCTAATGGTTTTAAGCATTTCGGCAGCTTGTTTAAGGCTCGCTACGGCAAAAAAGTTAGAAGGGATAAGGAAGGGAAAAATTGTGGCGTCGTCGCTCGGTCTAAAAGTAGAACAAATAAGTCCAACAGGTTTTACTGGATATCCATAGCCTTCTAGCGGCACACCATCAGTGGCCCAAAATGTAGTACGTTGGAAATGATAAGGTCCTAAACTGTCTTTACGTTGCTGTTCCTTAAATGTTTTTAATACGGCTTTGATCGAATGCTCCCACTCTTTGTCAAAACAACTGGTATCGCCAGTTTCTTTCCAATAATGATAGGCCAAACGAATAGGATAACATAAAGAGTCTATCTCCCATTTCCGCTCATGCGTACCTGGTTTCATATCCGTTTTATCGTCTTTCCATTCTCCCCACTTGTTCGGATCGTCGTAAAAAGCATTGGCATAAGGATCTTTAAGGATATAAGTGGTTTGTCTGTTAATTACACCAGCTATAAGTGAGCGCAGTTTGTCGTCTTTTTTAACGAAACGGAGATAAGGCCAAACTTGAGCGGTACTATCTCTTAGCCACATTGCATCAATATCGCCAGTAATTACATAAGTGTCGGGTTTTCCATTTTTGACGCTAAAATTTACCGTAGTATCTAATGTATTTGGAAGACAGTTCCCAAACAGCCATGCCAACTCCTTATTTTTTACATTTTTACTGAACTCCGCAATGGCCTGTTCAATAGCAGTGCTATTAAAGTGACGTTTATTTAAGGGTGTTCTTACTTCTTTAAAATCAGATGAAAGCGCATACGCCTTAGTATTTCCGATATAAAATGCCGCAGTGGCAATTCCTGCGTTCTTAATAAAGTTTCTTCGTTTCATTTTTATCTATATTCTATGATCTGTTACGGTCTGTCTTTTTTAGCCACTCCAAATGTTTTTGAAGGTTTATTCCCCATTTCGAACTCTAAAGTTCCACCTGCAATCATATTCTCAAATTTGATGAACGACTTGCTATAAGTCTTTCCATTTAACTTAGCAGATTGAATGTAGATA from Pedobacter sp. SL55 includes these protein-coding regions:
- a CDS encoding glycoside hydrolase family 125 protein, producing the protein MKRRNFIKNAGIATAAFYIGNTKAYALSSDFKEVRTPLNKRHFNSTAIEQAIAEFSKNVKNKELAWLFGNCLPNTLDTTVNFSVKNGKPDTYVITGDIDAMWLRDSTAQVWPYLRFVKKDDKLRSLIAGVINRQTTYILKDPYANAFYDDPNKWGEWKDDKTDMKPGTHERKWEIDSLCYPIRLAYHYWKETGDTSCFDKEWEHSIKAVLKTFKEQQRKDSLGPYHFQRTTFWATDGVPLEGYGYPVKPVGLICSTFRPSDDATIFPFLIPSNFFAVASLKQAAEMLKTISKNNKLAEELIALALEVEEALKKHTIVNHKKYGDIYAYEVNGFGSYSLMDDANIPNLLALPYLGAVELNDPIYQNTRRFVLSEDNPFYFKGSEGEGLGSPHTGLDRIWPIGLVAQGLTSQSDDEIRMCIKTLQQTHAGTGFMHESFHKDEPSKFTRSWFAWANTIFAEFLWKVYQKNPKLLS